In the Haloferula helveola genome, one interval contains:
- the trxA gene encoding thioredoxin: MKTRELTSASFDDVVSGSAAPVLVDFWAPWCGPCLQLGPVIDQVAEETADQAVVAKVNVDEARDLAVRYNIRSIPTLLVFRGGEVVERLQGVQPKERIAAALSA; this comes from the coding sequence ATGAAGACGAGAGAACTGACCTCCGCGAGTTTTGACGATGTGGTTTCCGGCAGCGCCGCTCCGGTGCTGGTGGACTTCTGGGCCCCGTGGTGCGGTCCCTGCCTGCAACTGGGTCCGGTGATCGACCAAGTGGCCGAAGAGACCGCCGATCAGGCGGTCGTGGCCAAGGTCAATGTCGATGAGGCCCGCGATCTGGCCGTCCGCTACAACATCCGCAGCATCCCGACGCTGCTTGTCTTTCGCGGCGGCGAGGTGGTCGAGCGCTTGCAGGGCGTCCAGCCGAAGGAGCGGATTGCCGCCGCCCTGAGTGCCTGA
- a CDS encoding nitroreductase family protein — translation MNAIETIESRRSVKHYDPEHVMSEEDLAKLIELTKLAPSSFNMQNYRLLVVRDPELRKQLRAVAWDQAQVTDASVLFLMCADLNAHLADPAKYWSHAPQEVQDILGPAIQPFYEGKEQLIRDEAVRSSALAGMTLMIAAKGMGYESCPMVGYDPEAVAKLVNLPSDYVLSFMIAVGKQTKPAWPRGERLPDSEVVSYDRF, via the coding sequence ATGAATGCCATCGAAACCATCGAAAGCCGCCGCTCCGTCAAACACTACGATCCCGAGCATGTGATGTCGGAGGAGGACCTGGCGAAGCTGATCGAGCTCACCAAGCTCGCGCCTTCCTCCTTCAACATGCAGAACTACCGCCTTCTGGTCGTTCGCGATCCGGAACTGCGGAAGCAGCTCCGCGCGGTGGCATGGGATCAGGCGCAGGTCACCGATGCCTCGGTGCTTTTCCTGATGTGTGCGGACCTCAATGCCCACCTCGCCGACCCGGCGAAATACTGGTCGCACGCGCCGCAGGAGGTTCAGGACATCCTCGGCCCGGCGATCCAGCCGTTTTACGAGGGCAAGGAACAGCTGATCCGGGACGAGGCCGTGCGCTCGAGCGCTCTGGCCGGGATGACCCTGATGATCGCGGCCAAGGGGATGGGCTACGAGTCCTGCCCGATGGTCGGCTACGATCCCGAAGCGGTGGCCAAGCTGGTCAACCTGCCGTCCGACTACGTGCTCAGCTTCATGATCGCGGTCGGAAAGCAAACCAAGCCGGCGTGGCCACGCGGTGAGCGCCTGCCCGACTCCGAGGTGGTGAGCTATGATCGGTTCTGA
- a CDS encoding beta strand repeat-containing protein — protein MKPHRLALLGLGLSTASFAQAPSAESRTATVSEAGPAVSGNVLTDVETVAQYSFDNPGFDEGTLLQNWTDTVGTSFPSRQVFNNNAFAGGRATGGFANGSGNQDSSHPTLVLTSPSFDLSSPIVIRFGLAGGAGAAAAPAADLASIPAASGNGGFQGLALRRLSDDAYVAWARRSGNNAAYETQTFNWQALAAIEAANPADTYVLDYIDYYHGGWGFGGVDDVTIFGVSESEVAVDNPPTVTAGAAAYGSDVPSATNPAGTLNDGFLYNPVTPTNPMPDTGFNGPDGFHNNSGNGPATLLYVLGSPILDGASNQIAVDLYGRNANQDRDNDVDIAFLDASDVVLGEVLGAAIPDGGTPHLRVTSTAAGVTDGSSIAKIRITGNDSDGTPATTNNFTLMEMRVANLQADFDHLTDTVTVTEVEGSAANVGNPVTLASGAEVTINADGSYTYDPNGAIAVAGAPVLDPVGFTIGYGGTDTSNTLTVSVVDADAVFYVDGAWAGLASGDPIADADAGTTGAQPATFGTDAFATISEALFAAHVGSTVVLNDGAYAEDIGLVGERRLRVTGTDAAQTVEIDLVVGAAGTSIEVQGTSVLLLAEPDLDSDLSLAAGSVFAPGPGNVAGVISGDGAVAVDPAGSLSLSGANTYTGGTTIVSGRAQADSLQAFGTGDVTVQPSGQAFLVSTAGAFANNFTLEGQGWTEGAGDLGALRFNTGTEVAGDITIAAAGARVVCYNGAAATLSGDLLGSGNLEFNYEANATANGTLSFTGDASTFTGEFYVANGTLVSDSTFGADLYVGDSGTLSGSGTVNGTLTFGTTGGATLIRDPDGGSGFSAADVVLNGTTTVDFVSLPDTFTPFALFDYTGTIDDGGDGVSNNFVMANAGSYRLPVFSDNAMTIEVSLSGKTLTFVGTTPDWDINSSVNWTDGINPERFYNGDAVIFDDTVSGGFAGVVNITGTPVPSAITVNNSTGDYEIVGEFSGDAALTKSGTGVLTLTPPDEDMPYTGLITINGGRVELGTDDGALRNASVRVNAGGTFAYLAGNADNDTETDFELAGGTLEFNESMAIWPAGNPITLVTGTTSTVTVNAGTVNTALSTIVGDGSLIKSGAGTLQFQSAEPVTYTGSTTVEEGLLQVDGDVATQSDDWTVEGGTLRLGNDSGAPIANLPPASTVVMTDGTFDYSGNVETVAGLTMDSTTGTPTLFVNPASSDLTVDVLTLTGTDNLVRFSTLTGTGPFPVITYNSTLTGTAGVNLRLDNDFLRPGSWADNAGTLEVTLLPLATEWTGATSAFWEVGGLDNNWTTAPGFYFNFDTVTFGDTGAGAITIDDLENDPILPGGIVFNNTAGNDYTFTGQSIGGAGSLTKNGDGIVELNNTQNTFTGGVAVNDGTLALGTGGGTGAVRGVVTVTGDGSPSSSVLRLDVNNAMGYTGGQKVNELNLFDGAFVDNLGAQDNGWNYVLNMRGSAMLSSAPDGRFSFGGPGGGTGSEINVLASATTSEIGGAITIRENNPGNQLPIDVEDGAAATDFLLSANVNENRGFVKTGAGRMELTGRKTGTGPIRVSGGTLAAIGTGSLSFDGYDGASVITVDSGAVLELDDWQYYEGNATQTSLGGLRNNANAIVIDNGTIRMNGVGDCAYDRGFTINAGGATLEANGANRWVLEVGTALVLNGNPNLLLTGSGTGQIDKAYFGAGGITKTGSGTWFLNGANTYTGPTVVSDGALGGTGSVTSDVTVAAGASLEPGASVGSFDITGNLDISALAGGAGTLDFELDAIGASDQITVTGTTTIGSGLLGFSDFVFTDLGGLENGTYTLISSGSLSGSLDGGNLSGPIGGATATLQVTGSDIELVVTGALSPFEDWIENTVFANPGVLASPADKLPGADPDGDGIDNIGEYGFDGDPTDGANNGKVFLVIADGDDNPDTDPDLILTVAVRSTVVFTGGAPATGSADGVDYSIEGSLDLSSFTETVNVESVAIPPAGAPTPNAGWEYRSFSLDGSSGLPDKGFLRARAEETP, from the coding sequence ATGAAACCCCATCGACTCGCCCTCCTCGGGCTGGGCCTTAGCACCGCGTCCTTTGCCCAGGCGCCCTCCGCTGAATCGCGCACTGCCACCGTCAGTGAAGCCGGACCCGCCGTGAGCGGCAACGTGCTCACCGATGTCGAAACCGTCGCCCAGTATTCCTTCGACAATCCCGGATTCGACGAAGGAACGCTGCTGCAGAACTGGACCGACACCGTCGGCACCAGCTTCCCATCGAGGCAGGTCTTCAACAACAACGCCTTCGCCGGCGGACGGGCCACCGGAGGCTTCGCGAACGGCTCCGGCAATCAGGACTCTTCGCACCCGACATTGGTGCTCACGTCCCCTTCGTTCGATCTGTCGTCCCCGATCGTGATCCGCTTCGGCCTCGCGGGCGGCGCAGGAGCCGCTGCGGCGCCGGCCGCCGATCTCGCGTCGATTCCCGCCGCAAGCGGCAATGGAGGCTTCCAGGGTCTGGCACTGCGGCGTCTTTCCGATGACGCCTACGTCGCGTGGGCCCGACGCTCCGGCAACAATGCCGCGTACGAGACCCAAACCTTCAATTGGCAGGCGCTGGCGGCGATTGAAGCGGCGAATCCGGCGGATACCTATGTCCTCGACTACATCGACTACTACCACGGCGGCTGGGGCTTCGGCGGCGTGGATGACGTGACCATCTTCGGAGTCTCCGAGTCCGAAGTGGCGGTGGACAATCCGCCAACTGTCACCGCCGGGGCCGCGGCCTACGGATCGGACGTGCCTTCGGCGACGAACCCGGCCGGCACGCTGAACGACGGGTTTCTCTACAATCCCGTGACTCCGACCAATCCGATGCCGGACACCGGTTTCAACGGACCGGACGGGTTCCACAACAACAGTGGCAACGGACCTGCGACCCTGCTCTACGTTTTGGGCAGCCCGATTCTCGACGGCGCATCGAATCAGATCGCCGTCGATCTTTACGGTCGAAACGCCAACCAGGATCGCGACAACGATGTCGACATCGCCTTCCTGGATGCGTCGGACGTGGTCTTGGGAGAGGTTCTCGGTGCCGCGATCCCGGACGGGGGCACTCCCCACCTGCGGGTGACCTCGACGGCTGCTGGAGTGACCGACGGATCGAGCATCGCGAAGATCCGGATCACGGGCAACGACTCGGACGGCACCCCCGCCACCACCAACAACTTCACGCTGATGGAAATGCGGGTGGCGAACCTGCAGGCGGACTTCGACCACCTGACCGACACGGTCACCGTGACCGAGGTTGAGGGGTCGGCGGCCAACGTCGGAAATCCGGTGACGCTCGCCTCGGGAGCCGAGGTGACCATCAACGCGGACGGCAGCTACACCTACGATCCCAATGGTGCGATCGCGGTCGCCGGAGCACCCGTTCTCGATCCGGTCGGATTCACGATCGGCTACGGCGGCACCGACACCTCGAATACCCTGACGGTCAGCGTGGTGGATGCCGACGCGGTTTTCTATGTGGATGGCGCTTGGGCAGGTCTCGCGTCCGGCGATCCGATCGCCGATGCCGACGCCGGAACAACTGGTGCTCAGCCGGCGACCTTCGGGACCGACGCGTTCGCCACGATCAGCGAGGCACTCTTCGCCGCGCATGTCGGCTCGACCGTGGTCCTGAATGACGGGGCTTACGCTGAGGACATCGGTTTGGTGGGCGAGCGGCGCCTTCGGGTGACCGGCACCGATGCGGCCCAGACCGTCGAAATCGATCTCGTGGTCGGAGCGGCAGGCACCTCGATCGAAGTCCAAGGCACGTCCGTGCTGCTCCTCGCCGAGCCGGATCTCGACAGTGATCTCTCTCTGGCCGCCGGTTCCGTGTTCGCACCGGGCCCCGGAAATGTGGCTGGCGTGATTTCGGGGGATGGCGCCGTCGCGGTAGATCCAGCGGGTTCGCTCAGCCTGAGTGGCGCCAATACCTACACGGGAGGCACAACGATCGTTTCGGGTCGTGCGCAGGCCGACTCGTTGCAGGCTTTCGGCACGGGCGACGTGACGGTGCAGCCGTCCGGTCAGGCGTTTCTGGTCAGTACGGCAGGCGCCTTCGCCAACAACTTCACGCTTGAGGGCCAAGGTTGGACGGAAGGAGCCGGAGATCTTGGCGCACTTCGCTTCAACACCGGCACCGAGGTTGCGGGTGACATCACGATCGCCGCGGCAGGTGCCCGGGTGGTTTGCTACAACGGAGCCGCCGCCACTCTCTCGGGGGATCTGCTCGGATCGGGCAATCTCGAATTCAACTACGAGGCCAACGCCACGGCGAACGGCACGCTCTCCTTCACCGGTGACGCGAGCACCTTCACGGGTGAGTTCTATGTCGCGAACGGCACCTTGGTGAGCGATTCGACTTTCGGCGCGGACCTCTATGTGGGCGACTCCGGCACCCTTTCGGGATCCGGCACGGTCAATGGCACCCTGACTTTCGGCACGACCGGCGGCGCCACGCTGATCCGAGACCCGGATGGAGGCTCCGGATTCTCCGCGGCCGATGTGGTCCTGAACGGAACCACCACCGTCGACTTCGTTTCGTTGCCCGACACCTTCACACCCTTCGCCCTCTTCGACTACACCGGGACCATCGACGATGGCGGTGATGGCGTGTCGAACAACTTCGTGATGGCGAATGCCGGCTCCTACCGGCTTCCGGTCTTCAGCGACAACGCGATGACGATCGAAGTCTCGCTCAGCGGCAAGACGCTGACCTTCGTCGGAACCACGCCGGACTGGGACATCAATTCCAGCGTCAACTGGACCGACGGAATCAATCCCGAGCGCTTCTACAACGGCGATGCGGTGATCTTTGACGACACCGTGAGCGGTGGTTTCGCAGGCGTGGTCAACATCACCGGCACACCGGTGCCGTCGGCGATCACGGTCAACAACTCGACGGGCGACTACGAGATCGTCGGAGAGTTCTCCGGCGACGCTGCTCTGACGAAGTCGGGGACCGGAGTCCTTACCCTGACTCCTCCGGATGAAGATATGCCCTACACCGGCCTGATCACGATCAACGGCGGCCGGGTTGAGCTGGGGACCGATGACGGCGCGCTGCGCAATGCGAGCGTCCGTGTGAATGCGGGCGGCACCTTCGCCTACCTCGCGGGCAATGCCGACAACGACACCGAGACCGACTTCGAACTGGCCGGTGGCACGCTCGAGTTCAACGAAAGCATGGCGATCTGGCCGGCCGGGAATCCGATCACCCTTGTCACCGGTACGACGAGCACGGTGACCGTCAACGCGGGCACGGTAAACACGGCGCTGTCGACGATCGTGGGAGACGGCAGCCTCATCAAGTCGGGTGCGGGCACCTTGCAATTCCAGAGCGCCGAGCCGGTGACCTACACCGGTTCGACAACAGTCGAGGAAGGGCTGCTGCAGGTCGACGGAGATGTGGCCACGCAGTCGGATGATTGGACCGTGGAAGGTGGAACTCTTCGGCTCGGCAACGACAGTGGCGCGCCGATCGCCAACCTGCCGCCTGCATCGACCGTGGTGATGACCGATGGCACGTTCGACTACAGTGGTAACGTTGAGACCGTCGCCGGCCTGACGATGGACTCGACCACCGGGACTCCGACGCTCTTCGTCAATCCGGCCAGCAGTGACCTGACGGTGGATGTGCTGACCCTCACCGGCACGGACAACCTCGTGCGCTTCTCGACCCTCACAGGAACGGGTCCGTTCCCGGTGATCACCTACAACTCGACGCTCACCGGCACCGCAGGGGTCAACCTGCGGCTCGACAACGACTTCCTCCGCCCGGGCAGTTGGGCGGACAACGCTGGCACGCTGGAAGTCACGCTGCTGCCTTTGGCGACCGAGTGGACCGGTGCCACGAGCGCCTTCTGGGAAGTGGGTGGCCTCGACAACAACTGGACGACCGCGCCGGGATTCTACTTCAACTTCGACACGGTGACCTTCGGGGACACCGGTGCCGGAGCGATCACCATCGATGACCTTGAGAATGACCCGATCCTTCCCGGCGGCATCGTCTTCAACAACACCGCCGGCAACGACTACACCTTCACCGGCCAGTCGATCGGCGGAGCCGGCAGCCTGACGAAAAACGGCGACGGAATCGTCGAGCTCAACAACACGCAGAACACGTTCACCGGCGGTGTGGCGGTCAATGACGGCACGCTCGCTCTGGGAACGGGCGGCGGTACCGGTGCAGTCCGGGGCGTCGTGACGGTGACCGGCGACGGCAGTCCTTCGAGCAGTGTGCTCCGGCTCGATGTGAACAATGCGATGGGCTACACCGGTGGACAAAAGGTCAACGAACTCAACCTGTTCGACGGCGCATTCGTCGACAACCTGGGCGCCCAGGACAACGGTTGGAACTACGTCCTGAACATGCGCGGCAGCGCGATGCTTTCGAGCGCGCCGGACGGGCGCTTTTCGTTCGGTGGCCCGGGCGGAGGAACCGGATCGGAGATCAACGTGCTCGCGAGCGCGACCACCTCGGAAATAGGTGGAGCGATCACGATCCGTGAAAACAATCCGGGCAATCAGCTTCCGATCGATGTCGAGGACGGCGCGGCGGCAACCGACTTCCTGCTTTCGGCGAACGTCAACGAGAACCGCGGTTTCGTGAAGACCGGAGCCGGCAGGATGGAGCTTACCGGCCGCAAGACCGGCACGGGGCCGATCCGGGTCAGCGGAGGAACGCTCGCCGCCATCGGCACCGGTTCCCTGTCGTTCGACGGCTACGATGGCGCCTCGGTCATCACGGTGGACTCAGGTGCCGTGCTCGAACTGGACGACTGGCAGTACTACGAAGGCAACGCCACCCAGACCTCGCTCGGTGGCCTGCGCAACAACGCCAATGCCATCGTCATCGACAACGGCACGATCCGGATGAACGGCGTCGGCGACTGCGCCTATGACCGGGGGTTCACGATCAATGCCGGCGGAGCGACACTGGAGGCGAACGGAGCGAACCGCTGGGTGCTTGAGGTGGGAACCGCGCTGGTGTTGAACGGAAATCCCAACCTGTTGCTAACCGGCAGCGGCACGGGGCAGATCGACAAGGCCTACTTCGGGGCGGGCGGGATCACCAAGACCGGCAGCGGCACGTGGTTCCTCAACGGCGCCAACACCTACACCGGGCCGACCGTGGTCAGCGACGGAGCCCTCGGTGGCACCGGCTCGGTGACTTCGGATGTGACGGTGGCTGCCGGAGCCTCGTTGGAGCCGGGCGCCTCGGTCGGCAGCTTCGATATCACGGGTAACCTCGACATTTCCGCGCTCGCCGGCGGAGCGGGAACGCTCGACTTCGAACTGGATGCGATCGGCGCGAGCGACCAGATCACGGTGACCGGAACCACGACCATCGGTAGCGGTCTGCTGGGCTTTTCGGACTTCGTGTTCACGGATCTCGGCGGACTCGAGAACGGCACCTACACGCTGATCAGCAGCGGCTCCCTTTCGGGTTCGCTCGACGGTGGAAACCTGTCCGGACCGATCGGTGGCGCGACCGCCACCTTGCAGGTGACCGGGAGTGATATCGAACTGGTGGTCACCGGCGCCCTGTCGCCCTTCGAGGACTGGATCGAGAATACCGTTTTCGCCAATCCGGGAGTCCTTGCCTCGCCGGCCGACAAGCTGCCCGGAGCCGATCCTGATGGCGACGGGATCGACAACATCGGCGAGTATGGCTTCGACGGTGACCCGACCGATGGAGCAAACAATGGCAAGGTGTTCCTGGTGATCGCCGACGGTGATGACAATCCGGACACCGATCCGGACCTCATTCTGACCGTGGCGGTTCGCTCCACGGTGGTGTTCACGGGCGGTGCTCCCGCGACCGGAAGCGCGGATGGAGTCGACTACAGCATCGAGGGCAGCCTCGACCTTTCGTCCTTCACGGAAACCGTGAACGTCGAGAGCGTGGCCATTCCGCCAGCCGGGGCTCCGACCCCGAATGCCGGTTGGGAATACCGGAGCTTCAGCCTCGATGGCTCCAGCGGCCTGCCGGATAAGGGATTCCTCAGGGCCAGAGCGGAGGAAACTCCGTAA
- a CDS encoding IS1595 family transposase, protein MTIREFFAQFPDDESCLQHIFECKFGQGHTCPKCEREAKWYRIKAERAYSCQFCGHHLHPTVDTPFHRTRTPLQLWFFAIYLFTTTRNGVSAKELQRQLGVTYKTAWRMGHEIRKHMAWVDGDPTLAGTVEVDETYVGGKTTSAKRWDNKGVVFGMLQRDGKVVARVVPFASKGRILPLLKDGIAKGSTIYSDESHVYTDLERFGYTRDTVNHSKKEYVDGPCHTNGIESFWSHLKKGLTSTHVAVSETHLEKYVKEFECRFNFRQNPKEMFPALVSSFLRPEPSPQPSA, encoded by the coding sequence ATGACGATCCGCGAGTTCTTCGCCCAGTTCCCGGACGATGAGTCCTGCTTGCAGCACATTTTCGAGTGCAAGTTCGGCCAAGGTCACACCTGCCCGAAGTGCGAGCGCGAGGCCAAGTGGTATCGGATCAAGGCGGAACGCGCCTACTCCTGCCAGTTCTGCGGCCACCACCTGCACCCGACCGTGGACACCCCGTTTCACCGGACCCGGACTCCGCTGCAACTCTGGTTCTTCGCCATCTACCTGTTCACCACGACTCGCAACGGAGTTTCGGCCAAGGAGCTGCAACGCCAGCTCGGAGTCACCTACAAGACCGCATGGCGCATGGGTCACGAGATTCGCAAGCACATGGCTTGGGTGGACGGCGACCCGACGCTTGCCGGGACTGTGGAAGTGGATGAGACCTACGTCGGCGGCAAGACCACCAGCGCCAAACGCTGGGACAACAAGGGCGTGGTTTTCGGGATGCTCCAGCGGGACGGCAAGGTTGTTGCCCGCGTCGTTCCGTTTGCCAGCAAGGGCAGGATTCTCCCGCTTCTCAAGGACGGCATCGCCAAAGGATCAACAATCTACTCGGACGAAAGCCATGTTTACACCGACCTTGAGCGATTCGGCTACACTCGCGACACCGTGAACCACTCCAAGAAGGAATACGTGGACGGCCCGTGCCACACAAACGGCATCGAGTCGTTCTGGTCCCACTTGAAAAAGGGTCTGACCAGCACCCACGTGGCTGTTTCAGAGACTCACCTTGAGAAATACGTCAAGGAGTTCGAATGCCGGTTCAATTTCCGGCA
- a CDS encoding SDR family oxidoreductase, whose amino-acid sequence MNLLLTGANGYIGLRLLPTLLEAGHTVTALVRDRRRFPAEEFDTDRLKVIEGDLLDPDSLPSLPEDLDAAYYLVHSMGGGGDFAEREEAVARHFTRWLDTGDCRRVIYLSGLVDESGPLSKHLESRRHVEDVLRSGKAALTVLRASIIVGSGSASFEIVRDLAEKLPVMVCPRWVNTRCQPIAIRDVISYLRGVLEIPETEDEVYDIGGPEVLRYRDLLAGYAEVRGLKRWFVPVPFLSPRLSSWWLYLMTSTRFTLAQALVDSMKHETVCRESRLREILPLELSSYRVAVERALSRIAQNRVPSSWIDSLAAGSMDPRFIDAIKVPEHGVFTDRQRAPLQAPQDEVIDAVWSLGGEKGWPSMNWAWDVRGAIDRLFGGIGTRRGRRHPTELRPGDALDFWRVVLADRKAGRLILYAEMKLPGEAWLEFAIRGGALEQTATFRPQGLLGRLYWFSVLPAHWILFPRMAKRLAGVGGG is encoded by the coding sequence GTGAACCTTCTGCTGACCGGCGCCAACGGCTACATCGGGCTGCGGCTGCTGCCGACTTTGCTTGAAGCCGGGCACACGGTGACGGCGCTGGTTCGCGACCGGCGGCGGTTTCCCGCCGAGGAGTTCGATACCGACCGGCTCAAGGTGATCGAGGGCGATCTGCTCGACCCGGATTCGCTGCCGAGTCTGCCGGAAGATCTCGATGCGGCCTACTACCTCGTCCACTCGATGGGCGGCGGAGGAGATTTCGCCGAACGGGAGGAGGCGGTTGCCCGTCACTTCACCCGCTGGCTCGACACTGGGGATTGTCGGCGGGTGATCTACCTGAGTGGCTTGGTCGACGAGTCCGGCCCGTTGTCGAAGCATCTCGAGTCGCGGCGGCACGTCGAGGACGTCCTGCGCAGCGGAAAGGCGGCGCTGACGGTGCTGAGGGCGTCGATCATCGTCGGCTCGGGTTCGGCGTCCTTCGAGATCGTCCGCGATCTCGCCGAGAAACTGCCGGTGATGGTCTGTCCGCGATGGGTCAACACACGCTGCCAGCCGATCGCGATCCGTGACGTGATTTCCTACCTGCGCGGCGTGCTGGAAATCCCGGAGACCGAGGACGAGGTCTATGACATCGGAGGCCCGGAGGTGCTCCGGTACCGCGACCTGCTCGCCGGCTACGCCGAGGTGCGCGGGCTGAAGAGATGGTTCGTGCCGGTGCCCTTCCTCAGCCCCCGGCTGTCGTCTTGGTGGCTGTACCTGATGACCTCGACCCGGTTCACCCTGGCTCAGGCACTGGTCGATTCGATGAAGCACGAAACGGTCTGCCGCGAAAGCCGGCTGCGGGAAATACTGCCTCTCGAACTCTCGAGCTACCGCGTCGCCGTCGAGCGCGCCTTGTCCCGCATCGCCCAGAACCGGGTGCCGTCGAGCTGGATCGACTCGCTGGCGGCGGGATCGATGGATCCGCGGTTCATCGATGCGATCAAGGTGCCGGAGCACGGGGTTTTCACCGACCGCCAGCGGGCTCCATTGCAGGCCCCGCAGGACGAAGTCATCGATGCGGTTTGGTCGCTCGGTGGCGAGAAAGGGTGGCCGTCGATGAACTGGGCGTGGGACGTCCGCGGTGCCATCGACCGGCTGTTCGGGGGGATCGGCACCCGCCGTGGCCGCCGGCATCCCACCGAACTGAGACCCGGTGACGCGCTCGACTTCTGGCGGGTCGTTTTGGCCGATCGGAAGGCCGGGCGTCTGATCCTCTACGCGGAGATGAAGCTTCCCGGTGAAGCGTGGTTGGAGTTCGCGATCCGGGGTGGAGCGCTGGAACAGACCGCGACTTTCCGACCGCAGGGACTGCTCGGCCGACTCTACTGGTTCTCCGTCCTGCCGGCCCACTGGATCCTCTTTCCGCGGATGGCCAAGCGCCTCGCGGGTGTTGGGGGAGGGTAG
- a CDS encoding PQQ-binding-like beta-propeller repeat protein → MKALLLAAFALLLVPCHARDVLLHGKGRLVLWSDGEIKWEMPWGMIHDIHRGPDGQVFVQRKMREVCEIDPETKEVVWSYDASSNNGNGGKKIEVHAFQPLGYGKMMVAESGPGRIIEIDRDGKLLKEVKLKLDRPHPHRDTRLARKLENGNYLVCHEGDGVVREYGSDGKVVWEFPVPLFGREPKGGHGPEAFGNQAFCALRLKNGNTLVSTGNGHSVLEVTPGKEIVWKLEQSDLEGITLAWVTTLQVLSNGNYVIGNCHAGPGQPQLVEVDPKTRKVVWQMDEFERFGNDVSNSLVIVE, encoded by the coding sequence ATGAAAGCCCTTCTGCTCGCCGCCTTCGCTCTTCTGCTTGTTCCCTGCCACGCGAGGGACGTCCTTCTTCACGGGAAGGGGCGGCTGGTGCTCTGGAGCGATGGCGAGATCAAGTGGGAGATGCCGTGGGGAATGATCCACGACATCCACCGCGGCCCGGACGGGCAGGTCTTCGTCCAGCGGAAGATGCGGGAGGTATGCGAGATCGACCCGGAAACGAAAGAGGTGGTCTGGAGCTACGATGCGTCCAGTAACAATGGCAACGGTGGGAAGAAGATCGAGGTCCACGCGTTCCAGCCGCTGGGCTATGGCAAGATGATGGTCGCCGAAAGCGGTCCCGGCAGGATCATCGAGATCGACCGTGACGGGAAGCTTCTGAAGGAAGTGAAGCTGAAGCTCGACCGACCGCATCCGCATCGGGACACCCGCCTCGCGCGGAAGCTGGAGAACGGCAACTACCTCGTGTGCCACGAGGGTGACGGTGTCGTCCGCGAGTATGGTTCCGACGGCAAGGTGGTGTGGGAGTTTCCGGTTCCGCTTTTCGGCCGGGAGCCGAAGGGAGGACACGGACCTGAGGCATTTGGAAACCAGGCATTCTGCGCGCTTCGCCTCAAGAACGGGAACACCCTGGTGAGCACCGGCAACGGGCACTCGGTGCTGGAGGTGACACCCGGGAAGGAAATCGTCTGGAAGCTCGAACAGAGCGATCTCGAAGGCATCACGCTCGCGTGGGTGACGACCCTTCAGGTCCTCTCGAACGGCAACTACGTGATCGGCAACTGCCACGCGGGACCGGGACAGCCTCAGCTGGTCGAGGTCGATCCGAAAACCAGGAAGGTCGTTTGGCAGATGGACGAGTTCGAGCGATTCGGCAACGACGTTTCGAACAGCTTGGTGATCGTCGAGTAA